One part of the Acanthopagrus latus isolate v.2019 unplaced genomic scaffold, fAcaLat1.1, whole genome shotgun sequence genome encodes these proteins:
- the LOC119016127 gene encoding uncharacterized protein LOC119016127 isoform X1 has translation MRHASKKHTLLSGEEKRKKIEYERKKYSSCPEFRRKKLQAQRRRYAQDSLHQNQRLLSFKCYYENVQDKKKEELIRRYRENATFRRQRKTYITKKYKEDATFRTRQNKHCRDRYQEDATFRTRQNKHCRDRYQEDATFRTRQNKHCRDRYQSDTVFQSRQKFVMSQRYNTDQSYSQKKKQDFNLRYHSDPEFRRRFNQRCNQRRGTKLATNAAFSIFYKMQRALRIRRKYRQIVPHRPKPLIDPVMEAAIAVFRESIRHGPTYICTVCNRTMFPNQVKECKRQKYCKHAKVAAACLTGNYVHFCDSDCSTPCSVPHERLHEWICYTCDSHLSRGCIPPMAVINNLELAPIPPELAALNVLERQLIAKILPFAKIVALPKGQQRAVHGAVVCVPSEVEATVNSLPRPRAEAQLLQVKLKRHIKYKGYQHFYNVNMKNVLAGLAKLKETHSEYKDVFIDETATFDCLLEEEEPIEEEELRQEEEPSIPEEDRDVDLEEIFKSQNEPGQLEADEEEQEELRPGLSLDTCMQPPDIAQEILSYGDGVFSVAPAQGNKPVGFFTIPKLEAMAFPVQFPTGENTLDEARTVSLSPSLYFNSRLFAADTRFASDQSYLFFAQFVTETHLATNSMSIQMRKGKSKTKDGRRINNVMLQDKDEVERLIMSQDATRFMQPLRGTPAYWNKTLKDVHAMVRQIGKPTFFATFSAAEMRWPEFIEAIKAQQGEQGLFSDLDWKSKCDILRSNPITVMRMFEKRVEALMTNLILSPSQPIGEVEDYFYRVEFQARGSPHIHMLIWIKDSPKFEEDPDSHIMEFIDRYISCKMPDPDTDPELHKIVSEVQVHSRKHSKSCKKGNVACRFGFPKLPMDKTFITRPPTINCYQKEDQDDADFEAQIEEQKRALAEMQKLAKQTLQPVRDLLMDPGASFSSLTDLLCQCNLTYEQYFAAAQRLANTHVVMLRRHPNDCWVNAYNPDLLRAWNANMDIQYVIDDYSCIMYMMSYVAKPEHEMTEFLKNVIKDVKTSDVNKHDEMKQIMQAYSKHREVSAQEAVARTCSLRLKKCSRSVVFIQTDEEGLKMSHPMSRLERMEPGSVDVWMSGLPEKYVNRPLTREFERMCLAEFASDYRVVYGRQTESPNALPLLNDEGFILKRTVGKPAIIRFTRFSEEKTPEKFYRRLLKLYLPHRSDADLRDEAYPTYEEFYKCSDKWGMRVEEIVRHNKKRYEGQGKNMEAAFQQLQVCGPLVNAWNSFAPEVEVDRLECLAECEPRDQEQNGEDVPEFGTKTDKGSSMPRIDAPALSPDFVRKMYQSLNETQASVFYSVRQWCFELVWGHNPEPFYYFLSGGAGCGKSHVIKCIHHEATRILRELPRFRDHADMSQPAVLLTAFTGTAAFNISGNTLHSILKLPRSLKPPYQGLGNALDEVRATLANAEILIIDEVSMVSKELFAYVHWRFQQIRGNRKPFGGMSVLAVGDFYQLPPLGKAKPLCVYEETEFDLWKDNFKMVTLTEIMRQKEDRAFAELLNRLRVKQKEDSLLDEDRLLLTQAVADNQHCPALSLHIYATNKEVDRHNADIVTASYRDAIAVAARDFRKDPRTGCMTFVSGEIKGHKRDLPDNIMAAQGVRVMLIRNLDVEDGLVNGTFGTISNIVIREPEGVKMIGLLLDNPTAGQRYRKKILGPSDDSVYIERSEENLSNKKGVVRRQFPMKLAFACTAHKVQGMTMPSAVVCLKRVFEPGMAYVALSRTTSLQGLTILDFDEKKIYADPKIKTALESMPHASFQSCRPLLTFLKSIQQTPKVLTIVHHNTQGLPCHMVDLKAHHELQQADVLCLTETHLSGSSVAEIFQLEGYTMFTRSRQLSYNSCVNMAKKEGGGVAMYCRDTVQAEPRRYMQQVTDLEFVVLKIEAPVKVLIATVYKPPSFQLGIFLQNLKNLLDSLDMLNHQPIIVCGDFNEDHLSKGKKSIKDLFQSRGYTQLVANSTTEKNTLIDHIYISHPDKCLQSGVLQTYYSYHSPVYCILTE, from the exons ATGCGTCATgccagcaaaaaacacacattactgtctggtgaagaaaaaaggaaaaaaatcgaatatgaaaggaaaaagtacagcagctgtccagaatttagaagaaagaaactccaagcacaaagaagaagatatgCCCAAGACAGTCTCCATCAGAATCAGCGATTACTTTCCTTCAAATGttactatgaaaatgttcaagataAGAAGAAGGAAGAACTCATCAGAAGATACAGGGAAAATGCTACTTTCAGGAGACAACGGAAGACTTACATtacaaagaaatacaaggagg atgccacgttccgcaccagacaaaacaaacactgtagagATAGATACcaggaagatgccacgttccgcaccagacaaaacaaacactgtagagATAGATACCAGGAAGATGCCActttccgcaccagacaaaacaaacactgtagagATAGATATCAGTCAGATacagtgtttcagagcagacaaaaattTGTCATGTCTCAGAGATACAACACGGATCAAAGCTatagccaaaagaaaaagcaagatttCAATCTCAGATATCACAGTGATCCGGAATTTAGACGTCGTTTTAATCAACGTTGTAACCAGCGGAGAGGAACCAAATTggccacaaatgctgcctttagcatattttacaagatgcagagagcgcttagaatcaggagaaaatacagacaaattgtgcCACACCGCCCCAAGCCCCTGATTGATCCGGTGATGGAAGCAGCCATAGCTGTCTTTCGTGAGTCCATTAGACATGGacccacatacatttgtaccgtttgtaacagaaccatgtttcctaatcaggtcaaagaatgcaaaagacaaaaatattgtaaacacgCAAAAGTCGCAGCAGCATGCTTGACAGGAaactatgttcacttttgtgacagtgactgctctACCCCTTGCTCTGTGCCACATGAAAGACTGCATGAGTGGATATGCTACACCTGCGACAGCCACCTTAGCAGAGGATGCATACCACCCATGGCAGTCATAAACAATTTGGAGTTGGCGCCCATCCCCCCAGAATTGGCTGCACTTAATGtgcttgagaggcagctgattgcaaaaatcttgccatttgcaaaaattgttgctctgccaaaaggccaacagagagcagtcCACGGAGCTGTTGTGTGCGTTCCATCAGAGGTGGAAGCGACCGTCAACAGTCTCCCAAGGCCCAGAGCAGAAGCGCAGCTGCTtcaagtgaaattgaaaaggcACATTAAATACAAAGGTTACCAGCACTTTTACAACGTTAATATGAAGAATGTGCTAGCTGGCCTTGCGAAATtgaaagagacacattcagaataTAAAGACGTGTTTATCGATGAGACTGCAACTTTTGACTGTCTGCTCGAAGAAGAGGAGCCCATCGAAGAAGAGGAGCTCAGACAAGAAGAGGAGCCCAGCATCCCAGAAGAAGATCGGGATGTCGATTTAGAGGAaatttttaaaagtcaaaacgAGCCAGGACAGTTGgaggcagatgaggaagaacaggaggagctgagaccaggcctctccctggacacttgcATGCAGCCCCCCGACATTGCACAGGAAATCCTTTCATATGGCGATGGAGTATTTAGTGTTGCACCCGCGCAAGGCAACAAACCGGTTGGTTTTTTCACCATACCAAAGTTAGAGGCCATGGCTTTTCCTGTACAATTTCcgacaggagagaacacattAGATGAAGCTAGAACCGTCTCCCTGTCCCCGAGCCTCTACTTTAATTCTAGGCTCTTTGCTGCAGATACGCGTTTTGCAAGTGACCAGAGTTATCTTTTCTTTGCGCAGTTTGTTACAGAGACTCACCTCGCGACAAATAGTATGTCTATACAAATGCGCAAAGGAAAGTCGAAAACCAAAGACGGCAGAAGGATTAACAATGTCATGCTCCAGGACAAGGATGAGGTAGAACGGCTCATCATGAGCCAAGATGCAACCAGGTTCATGCAGCCTCTTAGAGGCACTCCAGCCTATTGGAATAAAACGCTTAAAGATGTGCACGCCATGGTTCGTCAAATtggaaaaccaacattttttgccacattttccGCTGCTGAGATGAGATGGCCTGAGTTCATAGAGGCCATCAAAGCTCAGCAAGGTGAACAGgggctgttttcagatttggattggaaatcaaaatgtgacattctgaGAAGTAACCCCATCACAGTAATGCgcatgtttgaaaagagagtAGAGGCTCTCATGACGaatctcatcctctctccttcacagcCGATTGGTGAAGtggaagattatttttatcgCGTTGAGTTCCAAGCCAGGGGAAGCCCGCACATCCACATGCTCATTTGGATAAAAGATTCACCTAAATTTGAAGAGGACCCCGATAGTCACATCATGGAatttatagatagatacattAGTTGCAAAATGCCCGACCCTGACACAGATCCGGAACTCCACAAAATAGTGTCAGAGGTTCAggtgcacagcaggaaacattcaaagtCCTGTAAGAAGGGAAATGTAGCCTGCAGGTTCGGCTTTCCAAAACTACCGATggataaaacattcatcaccaGGCCCCCCACTATTAATTGCTACCAAAAAGAGGATCAAGATGATGCAGACTTTGAAGCGCAaatagaggagcagaaaagggccctcgcagaaatgcaaaaattggCTAAACAAACGCTCCAACCAGTTAGAGATCTGCTTATGGATCCAGGCGCTTcgttcagcagtttgacagacttGCTTTGCCAGTGCAACTTAACTTACGAGCAATACTTTGCCGCCGCGCAGCGCCTGGCAAACACCCATGTCGTGATGCTGAGGCGCCATCCAAATGATTGTTGGGTTAATGCCTACAATCCTGATTTGCTTAGAGCGTGGAACGCAAACATGGACATCCAGTACGTCATAGACGATTACAGCtgcatcatgtacatgatgtcatatgtaGCGAAACCGGAGCACGAGATGACGGAATTCCTTAAGAACGTCATCAAGGATGTaaagacatctgatgttaacaagcacgacgaaatgaaacaaattatgcaggcctactctaaacacagagaggtcagcgctCAAGAGGCTGTAGCCCGTACCTGCAGCTTACGCCTCAAGAAGTGCTCCCGATCCGTGGTGTTTATTCAGACTGACGAGGAAggtctgaaaatgagtcaccctATGAGTAGACTGGAAAGAATGGAACCCGGATcagtggatgtatggatgtcGGGGTTGCCTGAAAAATACGTCAACAGACCTCTCACTCGAGAGTTTGAACGTATGTGCCTGGCCGAGTTCGCGTCAGACTACAGGGTAGTCTACGGCCGGCAAACGGAAAGCCCGAATGCCCTTCCATTGTTGAACGATGAAGGATTTATTCTAAAGAGAACCGTAGGAAAACCAGCAATCATTAGATTTACTcgcttctctgaggaaaaaactccagagaagTTTTATAGAAGATTGCTGAAACTTTATCTCCCACATCGATCCGACGCCGATCTGAGAGATGAAGCGTACCCCACTTATGAAGAGTTTTATAAGTGTAGCGACAAGTGGGGTATGAGAGTAGAGGAAATAGTGAGGCACAACAAAAAACGTTATGAGggccaaggaaaaaacatggaagctgcgtttcaacagcttcaggtGTGCGGTCCTCTCGTGAATGCTTGGAACTCTTTTGCGCCGGAAGTTGAAGTTGACCGGCTGGAGTGCCTGGCTGAATGTGAACCTCGCGATCAGGAGCAAAACGGTGAAGATGTCCCAGAATTCGGCACTAAGACGGATAAGGGGAGCTCTATGCCTAGAATAGATGCTCCAGCGTTGAGTCCAGACTTTGTTAGGAAAATGTACCAAAGTCTGAACGAAACTCAGGCTTCCGTTTTCTACAGTGTTcgacagtggtgctttgaactAGTCTGGGGCCACAATCCAGAACCATTTTATTACTTCCTGTCGGGAGGGGCTGGATGTGGCAAATCGCATGTGATTAAGTGCATTCACCACGAGGCAACGAGAATTCTGCGCGAGCTCCCGAGATTTCGGGACCACGCAGACATGTCCCAACCCGCAGTGCTGCTGACCGCGTTCACAggtacagcagcatttaacataTCAGGCAACACGTTGCACTCCATTCTCAAATTACCAAGGTCCTTGAAGCCACCTTATCAAGGTCTTGGGAATGCACTCGACGAAGTCAGAGCAACACTGGCGAACGCTGAGATTCTCATCATCGATGAGGTATCCATGGTCTCTAAAGAGCTATTTGCCTACGTGCATTGGCGATTTCAGCAGATCAGGGGTAATCGGAAGCCATTTGGAGGCATGTCTGTCCTTGCTGTAGGTGACTTTTATCAGCTGCCGCCCCTTGGTAAAGccaagccactgtgtgtgtacgAGGAGACTGAGTTTGATCTCTGGAAGGATAACTTCAAAATGGTCACCCTGACAGAGATCATGCGACAGAAAGAAGATCGAGCTTTTGCTGAACTCTTGAACCGTCTCAGggtgaagcaaaaggaagattCTTTGTTAGATGAAGACAGGCTCTTGCTTACACAGGCAGTGGCTGATAATCAGCATTGCCCAGCCCTGAGTCTACACATCTAcgccacaaacaaagaagtagaCCGTCACAACGCCGACATCGTAACTGCTTCCTACAGGGATGCGATTGCCGTTGCAGCTCGTGATTTTCGTAAAGACCCCAGAACTGGCTGCATGACGTTTGTGTCTGGGGAAATTAAAGGACACAAGCGAGATTTGCCCGACAACATAATGGCTGCTCAAGGAGTACGCGTTATGTTGATCCGAAATTTAGATGTGGAAGACGGCCTTGTTAACGGTACATTTGGAACCATTTCTAACATTGTAATTAGAGAACCGGAAGGCGTGAAGATGATTGGACTCCTGCTGGACAATcctacagcaggacagagatacCGCAAAAAAATCTTAGGTCCCTCAGATGACTCCGTGTACATCGaaagatctgaggagaaccTAAGTAACAAGAAAGGGGTTGTTCGCCGGCAGTTCCCCATGAAATTAGCTTTTGCTTGTACGGCCCACAAAGTTCAAGGAATGACCATGCCGTCGGCGGTTGTGTGTCTGAAGCGTGTTTTTGAACCTGGTATGGCGTACGTTGCGCTCAGCCGCACAACCTCGCTTCAAGGTCTCACCATCCTTgactttgatgagaaaaaaatttatGCTGACCCCAAGATCAAGACAGCCCTGGAAAGTATGCCTCATGCATCTTTCCAGAGCTGTAGACCATTGTTAACGTTTTTGAAATCTATACAACAAACGCCAAAGGTTTTGACAATTGTCCACCACAACACGCAGGGTCTGCCATGTCACATGGTGGACCTGAAAGCACATCACGAGCTCCAACAAGCAGATGTGCTTTGccttacagagacacatttgtcagggtCCTCTGTAGCTGAAATTTTTCAATTGGAGGGGTACACCATGTTCACACGTAGCAGACAGCTGTcttacaacagctgtgtgaacatggccaaaaaagagggaggtggagttgCGATGTACTGTAGAGACACTGTGCAAGCAGAGCCTCGCAGGTACATGCAACAGGTCACTGATTTGGAGTTTGTTGTCCTTAAAATTGAGGCTCCAGTCAAAGTGCTAATAGCGACTGTGTACAAACCGCCAAGTTTTCAACTGGgaatctttctccaaaacttgaaaaacctcTTGGACTCATTGGACATGTTAAATCACCAGCCCATCATTGTTTGTGGCGATTTTAATGAGGACCACCTttccaagggaaaaaaaagtatcaaagatttgtttcagtccagagGTTACACTCAATTAGTAGCAAATTCGACAACCGAAAAGAACACACTGAttgatcacatttacatttcacatcctgATAAATGTCTTCAATCAGGTGTTCTCCAAACATATTACAGTTACCACAGTCCggtttattgtattttgactgAGTAA